Below is a window of candidate division KSB1 bacterium DNA.
TTTGTTTATCAGTCCGATTTTTTCTGCTTCACTTGCTGAAATCATTTCACCGGTAAAAATAAGTTCTTTGGCTTTTCCGTAACCGATGAGTTTGACGAGCCTGGAGCATCCGCCCACGCCCGGAATGAGACCAATTAAGTTCTCTTTAAAACCAAACTTCGCTTCTTCGGATGCGAAGCGAATGTCACACGATAAAGTTATTTGCAGTCCGGCACCAGTGCATGGCCCATTGATAGCCGCAATCACGGGTTTTTCGAGGGTTTCTAAAGTATCAAAGAAATTGGTAAACCCTTGCGTTTCACGTCGAAACTCAGGGGTCTTCCAATCATTATCTAAAAAATCAATATCGCCGCCTGCAGAAAATGCCCGCCCCGCACCGGTAAATACAATCACTCTAATTTGATCATTTGAAATCAGTTCGTCGCTTAGAGCTTTGAACTCTGAACGCATTTCGGCATTCATGGCATTGAGTTTTTCGGGACGATTCAGGGTGACCGTGGCTATTCCGTCTGCGTCTATTTTGAATTTGATGGTTTTAAAGGAATCAGACATAGATGTTTTCAAAAATCGATAACCAATTACCGGTGCTATCGCTCAAAGTGAAGGCATCGGTGTTGAATCAACTCGTTGCAATGACAACCGATTTCGTTTCCATATAATAATCCAACGC
It encodes the following:
- a CDS encoding enoyl-CoA hydratase/isomerase family protein, which gives rise to MSDSFKTIKFKIDADGIATVTLNRPEKLNAMNAEMRSEFKALSDELISNDQIRVIVFTGAGRAFSAGGDIDFLDNDWKTPEFRRETQGFTNFFDTLETLEKPVIAAINGPCTGAGLQITLSCDIRFASEEAKFGFKENLIGLIPGVGGCSRLVKLIGYGKAKELIFTGEMISASEAEKIGLINKVISHDKLLDEAQKLAEHLLTRAPVALGLVKRILWNCVNVDMATGRTLESLAQSILIKTEDHKEGISAFREKRKPQFQGK